From Halobacterium sp. R2-5, the proteins below share one genomic window:
- a CDS encoding formate/nitrite transporter family protein: MASAPDPAEIFDRSVDEGERRLTQSTGELAATSFIAGFTVVVGIAALGVTHAMVDGEVARIAGALAFAPALVFLVVGRTELFNENFFDPTAAAVDSDDGWLVRPLLRLWVFTFVFNFIGGALLAAFVAIEGALPAGSAEALATVGAEIAHREAHGVFGSAVLGGTIVAMLSFLLQAVDSSGSRIALSFMVGFLLALGPFDHVVVTGLHLLFGMLFGAAIGYGELVTTTAVSLAGNVVGGLGLVTVSHVEQVRGARDSEL; encoded by the coding sequence GTGGCCAGCGCACCAGACCCCGCGGAGATTTTCGACCGTTCGGTCGACGAGGGCGAGCGGCGGCTCACGCAGTCGACCGGTGAGCTCGCCGCGACGAGCTTCATCGCCGGGTTCACCGTCGTCGTCGGCATCGCCGCGCTCGGCGTCACGCACGCGATGGTCGACGGGGAGGTCGCGCGCATCGCCGGCGCGCTCGCGTTCGCCCCCGCGCTCGTGTTCCTCGTCGTCGGGCGGACCGAGCTGTTCAACGAGAACTTCTTCGACCCGACCGCCGCGGCCGTCGACTCCGACGACGGGTGGCTCGTCCGGCCGCTCCTCCGACTCTGGGTGTTCACGTTCGTCTTCAACTTCATCGGCGGCGCGCTGCTCGCCGCGTTCGTCGCCATCGAGGGCGCGCTCCCCGCCGGCTCCGCGGAAGCGCTCGCGACCGTCGGGGCGGAGATCGCTCACCGCGAGGCTCACGGCGTGTTCGGCAGCGCGGTCCTCGGCGGCACCATCGTCGCGATGCTGTCTTTCCTCCTACAGGCCGTCGACTCCTCGGGCAGCCGCATCGCGCTCTCGTTCATGGTCGGCTTCCTGCTCGCGCTCGGGCCGTTCGACCACGTCGTCGTCACCGGCCTCCACCTCCTGTTCGGGATGCTGTTCGGTGCCGCCATCGGCTACGGCGAACTCGTCACGACCACGGCCGTCTCGCTCGCGGGCAACGTCGTCGGCGGGCTCGGTCTCGTGACAGTCTCGCACGTCGAACAGGTGCGGGGCGCCCGCGACTCCGAGCTCTGA
- a CDS encoding YetF domain-containing protein, translated as MSSPTFYFGGSTPIVRIVVVGVAMYVALITFLRLSGSRTLSDMNAFDFIVTVAIGSVFGRALTARRVALAEALAAFALLIALQYIVTWVQVRWPGVQRGVTNPPALVYFQDDFVEGELRSERVTKSEIHAAVRKKGFADTSEVDAVVLESSGEFSVIESADRVPTLGERFDDLPPERQ; from the coding sequence ATGAGTAGCCCAACCTTCTACTTCGGCGGTTCGACGCCTATCGTTCGCATCGTCGTCGTCGGCGTCGCGATGTACGTCGCGCTCATCACGTTCCTCCGTCTGTCCGGGAGCCGGACGCTCTCGGACATGAACGCGTTCGACTTCATCGTCACCGTCGCTATCGGCTCCGTGTTCGGCCGCGCGCTCACGGCGCGACGGGTCGCGCTCGCGGAGGCGCTCGCGGCGTTCGCGCTGCTCATCGCCCTCCAGTACATCGTCACGTGGGTGCAGGTTCGGTGGCCGGGCGTCCAGCGCGGCGTAACTAACCCCCCGGCACTGGTGTACTTCCAGGACGACTTCGTCGAAGGCGAGCTCCGCAGCGAGCGCGTGACGAAGTCCGAAATCCACGCGGCCGTCCGCAAGAAGGGGTTCGCGGACACGAGCGAGGTCGACGCTGTCGTGCTCGAGTCCAGCGGTGAGTTCTCCGTCATCGAGTCCGCCGACCGCGTGCCGACGCTCGGCGAGCGATTCGACGACCTGCCGCCCGAGCGGCAGTAG
- a CDS encoding glutamate--cysteine ligase — protein sequence MTLTTGVELELWVVDQYGNLSDGRHVADAHDRIEPEFVPPLLEAQTEPRASEAALRRDLQEVLRAAIRKAEIRDQHLVPLGTPLTAAAADADTERGRLFERIYGDGVRSAKNCAGTHVHFEKGDPLEQLNLLTAVDPALALVSTSPYYCGEGVRSSARAHAYRRKCGADFHEFCELWKYADSLGEWRRRVDDAYESFKALAAERGVSPGTVEEHFEPEDTVLNPVRLRECQPTVEWRAPDAALPSEVLQLATDVRRLVEETEDKPVEVGAPGVYDDHIGVPEYPTLCGLSRAAINFGLEPTPVREYLDRLGFDSSAYDPLSPKIAGPKQVSESEARRIRLEQATRFETDVATLTRPEASPRTTPNEEV from the coding sequence ATGACACTTACCACGGGAGTCGAGTTAGAGCTCTGGGTCGTCGACCAGTACGGTAACTTGAGCGACGGGAGACACGTCGCCGACGCACACGACCGTATCGAACCCGAATTCGTTCCCCCGCTGCTGGAAGCGCAGACCGAACCGCGGGCGTCGGAGGCGGCGCTCCGGCGCGACCTGCAGGAAGTCCTCCGCGCGGCCATCCGGAAGGCAGAGATCCGCGACCAGCACCTCGTTCCGCTGGGCACGCCGCTGACGGCGGCGGCGGCGGACGCGGACACCGAGCGCGGCCGGCTGTTCGAGCGAATCTACGGCGACGGCGTGCGGAGCGCGAAGAACTGCGCGGGCACGCACGTCCACTTCGAGAAGGGCGATCCGCTCGAACAACTGAACCTGCTGACGGCCGTCGACCCGGCGCTCGCGCTCGTGAGCACGTCCCCGTACTACTGCGGCGAGGGCGTCCGGTCGTCGGCGCGAGCGCACGCCTACCGGCGGAAGTGCGGCGCGGACTTCCACGAGTTCTGCGAGCTCTGGAAGTACGCGGACTCGCTCGGCGAGTGGCGGCGGCGGGTCGACGACGCGTACGAGTCGTTCAAGGCCCTGGCCGCGGAGCGCGGCGTCTCGCCGGGGACCGTCGAGGAGCACTTCGAACCCGAGGACACCGTGTTGAACCCGGTCCGGCTGCGGGAGTGCCAGCCGACCGTGGAGTGGCGCGCGCCCGACGCGGCGCTCCCCTCGGAGGTCCTGCAGCTCGCGACGGACGTCCGGCGCCTCGTCGAAGAGACCGAGGACAAGCCCGTGGAAGTCGGCGCCCCCGGCGTCTACGACGACCACATCGGCGTCCCGGAGTACCCGACGCTGTGCGGGCTGAGCAGGGCGGCCATCAACTTCGGGCTGGAGCCGACACCCGTTCGGGAGTACCTCGACCGGCTCGGCTTCGACAGCTCGGCGTACGATCCGCTGTCCCCGAAGATCGCCGGCCCGAAGCAGGTCAGCGAGAGCGAGGCGCGCCGGATTCGCCTCGAACAGGCCACCCGGTTCGAGACGGACGTCGCGACGCTCACCCGGCCGGAGGCCTCGCCCCGGACCACTCCGAACGAGGAAGTCTAG
- a CDS encoding succinylglutamate desuccinylase/aspartoacylase family protein: MTDEYVPPEVTVAGPGEPEVAVVGGIHGDEPSGVRAVERLREADLDLQRGVAFVVANPAAVAADRRFLDSDLNRVFPGDPDGDREHRLADELCDVLDSLVTLSIHGTHSCPEPFALVHRSQPAEYELASKLPVRHVVDHSGVNEGTVTSCGCVVEIEVGIQGTDAAAAAAERQALAFLRRVGALPGSPPRSSPRFYHMTGAVPKPIGADAELYVENFELVPRGTVFARVDDEDLVAEDDFYPVLMSECGYADIFGYEARKLGDSLREIEASWLAEA; this comes from the coding sequence ATGACCGACGAGTACGTACCGCCGGAGGTGACCGTCGCGGGCCCGGGTGAACCCGAGGTGGCGGTCGTCGGCGGCATCCACGGGGACGAGCCGAGTGGCGTCCGCGCCGTCGAGCGGCTCCGCGAGGCGGACCTGGACCTCCAGCGCGGCGTGGCGTTCGTCGTCGCGAATCCGGCGGCGGTCGCGGCCGACCGGCGATTCCTCGATTCGGACCTCAACCGGGTGTTCCCGGGAGACCCGGACGGCGACCGCGAGCACCGACTCGCGGACGAGCTCTGCGACGTGCTCGATTCGCTGGTGACGCTGTCGATACACGGCACGCACTCCTGCCCGGAGCCGTTCGCGCTCGTCCACCGCTCCCAGCCCGCCGAGTACGAACTCGCGTCGAAGCTGCCGGTCCGGCACGTCGTCGACCACTCGGGCGTCAACGAGGGGACGGTGACCTCGTGTGGCTGCGTGGTCGAGATCGAGGTCGGCATCCAGGGCACGGACGCGGCCGCTGCGGCCGCCGAACGGCAGGCGCTGGCGTTCCTGCGGCGGGTCGGCGCGCTGCCGGGCAGCCCACCGAGGAGCTCCCCGCGATTCTACCACATGACGGGGGCAGTCCCGAAGCCTATCGGCGCGGACGCGGAGCTGTACGTGGAGAACTTCGAGCTCGTGCCGCGGGGCACCGTGTTCGCGCGCGTCGACGACGAGGACCTCGTCGCGGAGGACGACTTCTACCCGGTTCTGATGTCCGAGTGCGGGTACGCCGACATCTTCGGCTACGAGGCGCGAAAGCTCGGCGATTCGCTGCGTGAGATCGAGGCGTCGTGGCTCGCGGAAGCCTGA
- a CDS encoding DUF1328 family protein, which yields MDAGITTLLGQFTPLQFGGDLIGLAILFLVLALVAAVLGARGIAGLSMSIAKWLVIIFVVLAIVTFFL from the coding sequence ATGGACGCGGGAATCACCACGTTGCTCGGACAGTTCACGCCGCTCCAGTTCGGGGGTGACCTCATCGGGCTGGCAATTCTGTTCCTCGTTCTCGCGTTGGTTGCGGCCGTGCTCGGGGCGCGCGGCATCGCCGGCCTGAGCATGAGCATCGCGAAGTGGCTGGTCATCATCTTCGTGGTGCTGGCCATCGTCACGTTCTTCCTCTGA
- a CDS encoding PHP domain-containing protein → MTGNDGGSSRAFDVDLHAHTRFFHSWEGEPTAYDPIGAELLGVASRRRGIDGVALTNHDYYADVGRTSGRPLFIPGIEVSTTQGHVLVVGPDPPSRTRPRELTPGEVVDVAHAADCAAIVPHPYRHGSVHESGVDFDAVEVSGKHPGNLQQIRDLGERLGLPVVAGSDAHFPFEAGRAYTRIHADALTPESVVDAIRDGRVEPRIRDGQFQRVLQRAYGYIHKFKRRYPVRT, encoded by the coding sequence ATGACGGGGAACGATGGCGGGAGTAGTCGGGCGTTCGACGTTGACCTCCACGCCCACACGCGGTTCTTCCACTCGTGGGAGGGCGAGCCGACGGCTTACGACCCGATCGGCGCGGAGCTTCTCGGGGTGGCGAGCCGGCGGCGGGGCATCGACGGGGTGGCGCTGACGAACCACGACTACTACGCGGACGTCGGCCGGACCTCGGGGCGTCCCCTCTTCATCCCGGGCATCGAGGTGTCCACGACGCAGGGCCACGTGCTCGTCGTGGGACCCGATCCGCCCTCGCGGACGCGGCCTCGGGAGCTCACGCCGGGCGAGGTCGTGGACGTCGCGCACGCCGCGGACTGCGCGGCCATCGTCCCCCACCCCTACCGGCACGGCAGCGTCCACGAGAGCGGCGTCGACTTCGACGCCGTCGAGGTCAGCGGCAAACACCCCGGGAACCTCCAGCAGATTCGGGACCTCGGGGAGCGACTCGGACTCCCCGTCGTCGCGGGCAGCGACGCCCACTTCCCGTTCGAGGCGGGGCGGGCCTACACGCGCATCCACGCCGACGCGCTGACCCCCGAGTCGGTCGTCGACGCGATACGCGACGGCCGCGTGGAGCCCCGGATTCGCGACGGGCAGTTCCAGCGCGTGCTCCAGCGGGCCTACGGCTACATCCACAAGTTCAAGCGGCGGTACCCGGTGCGAACGTAG
- a CDS encoding rubredoxin-like domain-containing protein, with protein MENPDSDAPETVSMETGDTVYDTRGHIIGMISEFTDEGFTVEFIDAGPTVEEDEQTGEPENHGDEDEEDIPGKEFGEGYLMWRCEDCGEMGELEDSIPEECPNCGAPKEHIHQAQED; from the coding sequence ATGGAAAACCCCGATAGCGACGCTCCCGAGACCGTCAGCATGGAGACCGGCGACACGGTGTACGACACCCGCGGCCACATCATCGGCATGATTAGCGAGTTCACCGACGAGGGGTTCACCGTCGAGTTCATCGACGCCGGGCCGACTGTCGAGGAAGACGAGCAGACCGGCGAGCCCGAGAACCACGGCGACGAGGACGAGGAAGACATCCCGGGCAAGGAGTTCGGGGAGGGCTACCTGATGTGGCGCTGCGAGGACTGCGGCGAGATGGGCGAACTCGAGGACAGCATCCCGGAGGAGTGCCCGAACTGCGGCGCGCCGAAAGAACACATCCACCAGGCCCAGGAGGACTGA
- a CDS encoding potassium channel family protein, which translates to MNLAFLVVGVVVLVVTLVDMLWTALWVDGGAGPLSARLSTAAWHALRTVGDGDSRSLSLAGPLILVLTLVVWVGLIWVGWTLVFGGAESALVYSRGDSPVTWANRSYFVAYSMFTMGNGDYYPSTALWEFAASLTTATGMLSVTMAVSYVLSVLSAVVEKRSFASSVSGLGEDGEDVVETGWGDDGFRPLELPVNSLASDLDTLAAQHKAYPILHYYHSDEASKSSPMAVAVFDEALTLLRFGVPEDDRLNEALVESGRSAAKNYTETLDNAFIEPAEEAPKPPDLDRLRRAGIPTVDDGEFAAAVDDLGERRRTLLGAVRADAWYWPPVNNE; encoded by the coding sequence ATGAATCTCGCGTTCCTCGTCGTCGGTGTCGTCGTGCTCGTCGTCACCCTCGTGGACATGCTCTGGACCGCGCTCTGGGTCGACGGCGGCGCCGGCCCGCTGTCCGCGCGGCTGTCGACGGCCGCCTGGCACGCCCTCCGGACGGTCGGTGACGGGGATTCGCGGTCGCTCAGCCTCGCCGGCCCGCTCATTCTCGTGCTGACGCTCGTCGTGTGGGTCGGACTCATCTGGGTCGGGTGGACGCTCGTGTTCGGCGGCGCCGAGAGCGCGCTCGTCTACTCCCGGGGCGACAGCCCGGTTACGTGGGCGAACCGGAGCTACTTCGTCGCGTACTCGATGTTCACCATGGGGAACGGCGACTACTACCCGTCGACCGCGCTGTGGGAGTTCGCCGCGTCGCTGACCACCGCCACCGGGATGCTGTCGGTGACGATGGCGGTCTCGTACGTGCTGTCCGTGCTCAGCGCAGTCGTCGAGAAGCGTTCGTTCGCCAGCAGCGTCTCGGGACTCGGGGAGGACGGCGAGGACGTCGTGGAGACCGGGTGGGGAGACGACGGCTTCCGCCCGCTCGAACTCCCGGTGAACTCGCTGGCGTCCGACCTGGACACGCTCGCGGCCCAGCACAAGGCGTACCCGATTCTGCACTACTACCACAGCGACGAGGCGTCGAAGTCCTCGCCGATGGCGGTCGCGGTCTTCGACGAGGCGCTGACGCTGCTGCGATTCGGCGTGCCGGAGGACGACCGGCTCAACGAGGCGCTCGTGGAGAGCGGCCGCAGCGCCGCGAAGAACTACACCGAGACGCTGGACAACGCGTTCATCGAACCGGCCGAGGAGGCGCCGAAGCCGCCGGACCTCGACCGACTCCGCCGGGCGGGCATTCCCACGGTCGACGACGGGGAGTTCGCGGCCGCCGTCGACGACCTCGGCGAGCGCCGCCGGACGCTCCTCGGCGCCGTGCGCGCCGACGCCTGGTACTGGCCCCCCGTCAACAATGAGTAG
- a CDS encoding ferritin-like domain-containing protein, giving the protein MTNEEVTRLLRKAYGDEIETVMNYLSNSIALDGVRAEEIKESLQADIQEELGHAEELGERLKQFDQLPPGSMAFEAHQESLQPPEDTTDVPSVIDGVIEAEEDAIETYRELIDAAEDANDPVTEDLAVTILGDEEAHRAEFRGFRKEYSQD; this is encoded by the coding sequence ATGACCAACGAGGAGGTCACTCGACTGCTTCGGAAGGCGTACGGTGACGAAATCGAGACCGTGATGAACTATCTCTCGAACTCGATCGCGCTCGACGGCGTGCGCGCCGAGGAGATCAAGGAGTCCCTCCAGGCGGACATCCAGGAGGAACTCGGACACGCGGAGGAGCTCGGCGAACGCCTCAAGCAGTTCGACCAGCTCCCCCCGGGCTCCATGGCGTTCGAAGCCCACCAGGAGTCCCTCCAGCCGCCCGAGGACACCACCGACGTCCCCTCGGTCATCGACGGCGTCATCGAGGCCGAGGAGGACGCCATCGAGACGTACCGCGAGCTCATCGACGCCGCCGAAGACGCGAACGACCCCGTCACGGAGGACCTCGCCGTCACGATCCTCGGCGACGAGGAAGCCCACCGCGCGGAGTTCCGCGGCTTCCGCAAGGAGTACAGCCAGGACTAG
- a CDS encoding YegS/Rv2252/BmrU family lipid kinase, translating into MSADSPETVVIVNPNSGDGQHVEDVRNHANQLGYALRETASAGDAVEFARDAASAGASTVVAAGGDGTVNEVLRGIDDADALDSVTFAVVPVGTGNSFAKHIGVTGIDEAFDAVELGERRRIDIARTDEHLFVNSCIAGLTAESSGDTSDDLKRRLGVLAYVVTTLRSVAEFDSLPLAVDVYENGRESTAWAGDAMLVLVGNTRRFVTGGETPANAEDGLLDLTVVEDVGKLDLMGDAVAGKLFGRDSEHVERFQAPALEVTLRDPEVTRFSLDGEIVQRRSLSMHADPGVLEVAVGDGYEPAPRGP; encoded by the coding sequence ATGTCAGCCGACTCGCCGGAGACGGTCGTCATCGTCAATCCGAACAGCGGGGACGGACAGCACGTCGAGGACGTTCGCAATCACGCAAATCAGCTGGGGTACGCGCTGCGCGAGACGGCGAGCGCGGGCGACGCCGTGGAGTTCGCCCGGGACGCCGCGAGCGCGGGCGCGTCGACCGTCGTCGCGGCGGGCGGAGACGGCACCGTAAACGAGGTGCTGCGCGGCATCGACGACGCCGACGCCTTGGACAGCGTCACGTTCGCGGTGGTCCCGGTCGGCACGGGCAACAGTTTCGCGAAGCACATCGGCGTGACGGGCATCGACGAGGCGTTCGACGCCGTGGAGCTCGGGGAGCGCCGGCGCATCGACATCGCGCGGACGGACGAACACCTGTTCGTGAACTCCTGTATCGCGGGACTGACCGCGGAGTCCAGCGGCGACACTTCCGACGACCTGAAGCGCCGGCTGGGGGTGCTGGCGTACGTCGTCACGACGCTGCGCTCGGTCGCGGAGTTCGACTCGCTGCCGCTGGCAGTCGACGTCTACGAGAACGGCCGGGAGTCGACCGCGTGGGCCGGCGACGCGATGCTGGTGCTGGTCGGGAACACGCGGCGGTTCGTCACGGGCGGAGAGACGCCCGCGAACGCCGAGGACGGCCTGCTCGACCTGACCGTCGTGGAGGACGTGGGGAAGCTCGACTTGATGGGTGACGCGGTCGCCGGGAAGCTGTTCGGCCGGGACTCCGAGCACGTCGAGCGGTTCCAGGCGCCGGCGCTCGAAGTCACGCTGCGGGACCCGGAGGTGACCCGGTTCAGCCTCGACGGCGAAATCGTCCAGCGGCGGTCGCTGTCGATGCACGCGGACCCGGGCGTGCTGGAGGTGGCGGTCGGCGACGGCTACGAGCCTGCACCCAGGGGACCATGA
- a CDS encoding mechanosensitive ion channel domain-containing protein, with the protein MFGDVLAVASTPVTTTSEVGPDELVDVWPLAVHVAWFLAGFLVTAALGWFVVEPLIGRVVRHRNQNNPTIQDALQRYVRLVVFLVAGVVGASLAGYGDALGDSALVVAAGTLAIGIAAQSVIGSLVSGLVLVLDPEFSVGDYIEWGDYEGVVRSIQLRATRIETVDGELVTVPNTQLTSDAIVRPYGRAEQRIVERVEIDYDDDVDEAVRHVAAAAAGLDSVLDSPAPSAYVDNLAEGVVVIRVHYWLERPRPGDVLDARSAFSRAVKSRLEDAGITISPAPEYDLRGRFTVDGPE; encoded by the coding sequence ATGTTCGGCGACGTCCTCGCGGTCGCCTCGACGCCGGTCACCACGACATCCGAGGTCGGTCCCGACGAGCTCGTCGACGTGTGGCCGCTCGCGGTCCACGTCGCGTGGTTCCTCGCGGGGTTCCTCGTCACCGCGGCGCTCGGGTGGTTCGTCGTGGAGCCGCTGATCGGCCGCGTGGTCCGACACCGAAACCAGAACAACCCCACCATTCAGGACGCACTGCAGCGGTACGTCCGGCTCGTCGTGTTCCTCGTCGCGGGCGTCGTCGGCGCGAGCCTCGCGGGCTACGGTGACGCGCTCGGGGACTCCGCGCTCGTCGTGGCCGCGGGTACGCTCGCCATCGGCATCGCCGCGCAATCGGTCATCGGGTCGCTGGTCAGCGGCCTCGTGCTCGTCCTCGACCCGGAGTTCAGCGTCGGCGACTACATCGAGTGGGGCGACTACGAGGGCGTCGTGCGCTCGATACAGCTGCGCGCGACCCGTATCGAGACCGTCGACGGCGAGCTCGTCACGGTACCGAACACGCAGCTGACCAGCGACGCCATCGTCCGACCGTACGGGCGTGCCGAGCAGCGCATCGTCGAACGGGTCGAAATCGACTACGACGACGACGTCGACGAGGCGGTTCGTCACGTCGCGGCGGCCGCCGCGGGGCTCGACAGCGTGCTGGACTCGCCGGCACCGAGCGCGTACGTCGACAATCTCGCCGAAGGCGTGGTCGTTATTCGCGTCCACTACTGGCTGGAGCGCCCGCGCCCGGGCGATGTTCTCGACGCCCGCTCCGCGTTCTCCCGCGCGGTGAAATCCCGGCTGGAGGACGCCGGCATCACCATCAGTCCGGCGCCAGAGTACGATTTGCGGGGGCGGTTTACGGTCGACGGTCCCGAGTAA
- a CDS encoding helix-turn-helix domain-containing protein translates to MTSIVEVAVPAEELALSDTLDTIPGIRVDVMRTVTTEPDDVMPVLAFEGGDDDIGPVLRADDTIADVTPLATLENECVYRVEWTEETADRLRELFWNHGTTLRTQAFDGEWSFRVLFAERDAMGDWYENCRDCGVPVEIESIYDPTVAVRSRQYGLSQKQYVTLETALQRGFYDIPRGVTLEELADEFDVTHQALSERLSRAHRAMISNVVSADFPLAEVN, encoded by the coding sequence ATGACGTCTATCGTCGAAGTCGCCGTGCCGGCCGAGGAACTCGCGCTCAGCGACACGCTCGACACCATCCCGGGGATTCGGGTCGACGTGATGCGCACCGTGACGACGGAGCCGGACGACGTCATGCCGGTGCTGGCGTTCGAGGGCGGCGACGACGACATCGGGCCGGTGCTCCGGGCGGACGACACCATCGCGGACGTCACCCCGCTGGCGACCCTCGAGAACGAGTGTGTCTACCGCGTCGAGTGGACGGAGGAGACCGCCGACCGCCTCCGGGAGCTGTTCTGGAACCACGGCACCACGCTGCGGACGCAGGCGTTCGACGGCGAGTGGTCGTTCCGCGTGCTGTTCGCCGAGCGGGACGCGATGGGCGACTGGTACGAGAACTGCCGGGACTGCGGCGTCCCCGTCGAAATCGAGTCGATCTACGACCCGACCGTCGCGGTGCGCTCGCGGCAGTACGGCCTCAGCCAGAAGCAGTACGTCACTCTGGAGACGGCGCTCCAGCGCGGGTTCTACGACATCCCGCGCGGGGTCACGCTGGAGGAGCTCGCCGACGAGTTCGACGTCACCCACCAGGCGCTCTCCGAGCGGCTCTCGCGGGCCCATCGGGCGATGATCTCGAACGTGGTCTCGGCGGACTTCCCGCTCGCCGAAGTGAACTGA